In the Triticum aestivum cultivar Chinese Spring chromosome 2B, IWGSC CS RefSeq v2.1, whole genome shotgun sequence genome, TTCCATGTTTGCGCCCCTTATGAGAGTATTGAGCATGTCACATACCCCAGCACCGTCATCTACAGCGTCTTCATTATCAGAATCTTCAGACATGCTTCCCTCATCGGATTGTTCACCATGGTATATCCATTGAGTGTAGGTTGGATCCATCCCATTGAATAGCAAGTCAGTATGAACTTCCTTTTTCGTTTTCGGAACATTATTGAGACATCTCCTACATGGGCATGGGACTGTTGAGTCTAGGTGAGCACCATCGAAGGCAAAATTCAAGAAATCCTTCATGCCAGTTTGCCACTCAACAGAATTTCTTTCCCTGTCCATCCAGCTCTTATCTCGTGTCATTTTTGCCTTATCTCCGTAAAGCCAGTCCTGTTAAAAAAACATAACAACTGTTTTAGTAGCTGCATTACAGTCAATAGCATCACTAGCTGCATTACAAGACAAGACAACAGGGATACATACATACCAGTATTACTGTCAGATGGTAAAGCAAAATTTGGTTGATGGAACAAGAAATAGTTTTGCTGTATGTTAATGCGGTCCACGTGAATGTTTTGCTGATGTTTGACACAGAAATTGTTGATGTTTTGCTGTAACAGAATGAATGTGAGTGTACAGATAAATACTAGTTCTTTTGCTGCACATGAATCGGTGTGGATCTACAGAAAATACTTGAATGAACGAGGATGTACAGGAAGTCTTTCTTGTCATTTCAGTGACATGGATAGCACAAGGATTTTGCTTCTTGTACATCCACATTCATTCTCCACTGATTCAGAGTATTGGTATACTGAAATTCATGTGCTGATATTTTTTCTATATACTTGTACACCCACTGATGCCAAGTATGTACTGGTGATATTCAGAGATAACTGAAATTCATGAGATAACATTCAGACAGCTAGAATTCAGTGACATGTTGTGCATATACTGGTGAATAACATCTTCACTCTTGATAAATTCTAAGTTGACTAAACCAACCAACTAACCTCTTATGCATTACTACCCTGTCTAATTCTAGCTAGTATACAAAAATTCAGAAAGATACAGAGTCACGGCTGACCAGGGGAGAGCTGCTGCAGGTCGTTGCACTGAAGCAGACGGGAGACCCGGGCAAGTGAGCAGGATGGCAGGTCCATTGGCGCCGGAGTTGAGGTGTCGGGCGGTCCAGCCACACGCCCACGGGCAGGATCGACCAGCCAAGATCCAGGGAGGATTAGGCCGACGGGAGGAAGGCGCCGAGCGGCGGGTGGCGGAGCAAGGTTAGAGGGAGAGAGGAGCCGCAGGGAGGCGCCGGCGTGGGCTGCTTCGTCGCACCGCCATGATGTGGCTGCTGGATGCGGCCAGCGCTCGGGTCGTGCGGCGGCGGAACAAGGAAAGAGGAAAAGGGGCACCAGATGGGAAATAAGGAGCGAAGGAAACAGAAAAAATGATCAAAGGAAAGGGGGAGAGATCTCGCGCGGCGCAACCCACCAGACGCGCGTCTGATCCATCGCGCGAGCTCTACGCGCTCCACCAGGCAGGGGCACAGGGCGTCTGATCCATCGCATGGACACGAACGCTCCACAACATACTGTATATTAGAAGTTAAGTCCCACTATATAACACAAGTACTTAGATAGCACAGCTGACAGAGCATCCCGCTGCAGCACTTGGGGACCCATTTTCCAATCCCCTTTCttgcattttctttttctttttcgcgGCAGATTTAAAAGATTTTTATAATATACATATCTTTCAAACCGCGACTTCAAATCGTACATGTCATATATGAAAATCCCTCAGAAAAATGTGTACATTTcaaatattttattttcttgcatgttaaATCATTTCCAAAATATGTTTAGCATGCAACTTTATTCAATATCAAGTGACTTAATGTTGATTTTCATATTGTTTGTGATAACGGCAACTAGGTAGATATTTCTGTTATCTAATGGATTAGAAACACCTTGAGTACACTTtaaaaattatgccatttttttttGTGTAACACCACTTATCATGTTGTTTGTCATGTGACACCGTGAAAGATTTTAAGAGATTTGTTGATGTCGTCGGTGTGTGCACGGGGGATGATTCTTTTTCTTATCCCGTTGCAACACACAACTGGTAAATACTTTTTCCCAATTTATTTTTTGTTGTAAACATTTCCTCCAAAAAGAATGACTTTTTCACcccctttctttttctgtttgaaAGAAGATAGTAATTCTATTCAAGTACACCCCGGGGTCCTGGCACCAGCCAATTTCCCTTAACCGTTCATGTGTCCCGGAGAGTCACCTGGCTGTTCAATTCCTCCCATCGACGCCTCCCCGCCGCTATCGAGGCTCAGGGGAACTCGTCTCCCACGAATCCGGGGGCGGCTCCGTCGAAAGCTTCCAAGACCGTGTGATCCATTTCCGAGCTCTCCGTCCATCCACCCCCGGCCCCTCCTCCCAagccccccctctcccctccctccccaCCGCCATCGCTGGCGCCTGCCTTCGGGCATCGCCCAGACAACGCTGGCGGCGGCGACCCCTAGACATTCCCCTCTCGGTGGTGTTCCGACGCGGTCCTAACACAATAAAACTCAAAGCTAAATTGGTTTGGTTGTTTGATTTACATAGTTGAATCTCTATGATTATCATTTGAACAAAAGCGACATAATTATGTTCGACCTACTCTGGCTTGGACGAACCCTCCACGGATTGTCCGATAAGATGAACGATGCTGAGATCACCCCATCTCAAGATCGGAATTTTAGACCGAGACCGACGTAGATCGACTGTCTCATCAACCCATCCCATCAGTACTTACGTTTCGAGACAAGAGTATAACCTAATAGTTTAAAGTGAGGATCGCATGAGGTTTCCGCGACCTGTAGTTCTAAACTAGCCATTTTTTTGCTACTTTGACCAACTGACCAAGGCACAAATTTTTGACATATCCCAACCTAAGTGCAGATCCAAGATGAAACAACACATTCCTAAGACGATAAATCTCAATATTAAATGAGGTTTCAGTGGTCTCCGTCGGGCACTAAGTGATTCTTTTTTTGCACATTTTATAGGTGTTTGGTACTCGTTGAGGTTGTGTGTCCATGCTCGGTATTCGTGTATCTTGTCTTGGATATATGCAGCGTCCGTTTGTATCGGTTGCTTCGatgtatgtgatggttgttttacaATATAAATGGAGAAACTCTTTTTAATAGATATTTGGTCTTACATGAGTCACATTGCATTTTTTTTCCTATAGATTCAGAGTAGTATTTTCATGAACCTATCACTGATACTTTGCCTTTCATGTTCATTCACATATGTCTGGTTTACCCACACAAGGGCACAATGATGAATTTTACGGAGGATGCTCCTGGTACACAACATCCTTACTTCATAATCACCTATCTGAATGGTGCAGAACGTCAATGCTTTGTTAATGCTAAGTCCCATGATTGTTTTTGTGTGCAGTAAAGAAAGGCTTTGTTCTCTTAACAAGGATGGAAAGTATAACGGCATACAAAAACCAACGTGGACAACCCAAATCTGGTAAATTATTTAGCATTTCCTATAATGCATAAAATCTTGGTGTGGGTTAAATAGCTAAACCTTCAAGACTACTAAATCTTTTACAGCAACTCCAGAACAATCTGACATTCCAGTGTCTGCTAATGACTTGTGTTCCCTTGCTGAATGGCCATCCCATGCTCGCCGCAACCGTGCGCGACTACAGGATGGTACTTGCTTTCGTTTACATTTGTGTCATCATTTCTTACAATCTAATGCTGAGTAATACAATTTTTCTTGTATGATTTGGGCTGTAGAAGCTGGTGGACAGAAGAAGAAAGGGCGAGGTGTTCTAAAAGGTTTTAAAGCATCTAAGAAGCGTTTTGCCAATGGATCTGCAAAGCTAAATATTACATTCTCTGAAAAATTGGGTGGTACAGTAGGAATGAACTATCGTTCGTTCAAGGATGACGTGGTAGTCATAATGAAAAGAAAGTTACCACTCATTGGAGTGAGGACGTGGTCGGACATTCACCCTACCATTCATCGACTCATTGTTGCAGATATAATAGTGCGTACAACATTTTTCACATGTGTTATCTTATTTTACCATCGATAATGCACTGCTTATGTATATTTATTTGCTGTATGCTTTACAGGACAGATGGGACCTGGAAGATACACCAGAAACAGAAGAAAAAGTTCTCAAAATTGCGAAAGAGAGATATAGAGGCTGGCGATCAACTCTAAGCTCCACTTacaaggcatacaaaacagatgcaGCTAGATTGGCTAATCTGCCTGAAGATTTACAACCAGAAGAGTGGGAATGGATGATTGAGTACTTTGGCACTGATTCAAAATTTCAGGTTATCTCTAAGATCACGGTTTGTCTATTATGTGTTAAGGTGAAATGGCTAGTCTCATTGGTTATATCCGGTTTCAATGAATTGATAGGAACGCAGCCAAAAGAACGCTGATAACCGTAAGAAACAGAAGACAAAACATATAATCGGATCAAAATCTTACTCGGAAGTTAGTTTTGAGAAGGTACGAGTCCAATTAAATATGTATGCCTTGCTGCTAAATATGGTGTCATGTTTCAAGCATCTCATTGTTATATTACTTGCAGAGAAACTTAGAAACTGGAGAAGAGCCAGATTGTATTGCTCTATGGTAACTCACCCACACAAACAATGGAACATGGTCTAACACAGATTCCCAGAAAGTTTACGTGAGTACACTGACTTTTGGTTATTCTATAGTTAGTTAATGATGTGCATTCGGCATGTTTCATCAtcagatgcgattattcatgcgtTGGACCGTGTTATTCTTGTTTCATCTTTTATAGTGTCAATATTGATGCTGCACCTATAATTGTTCCTATCATTTTTAGGACCAAGCACTTGAAGAGGTTAAAAACAAAGAAGCTGAAAATGAAGGTCCACTTTCAAGTGAGCAGAAAAACAATGTTTTCCAGACCGCTTACAAAGACACTCTGGAATGCAAGTCATCGCAGCCTCGTGGGTACGGATACATGGCCAAAACTTCAACTGGTTCTGAAAAGTTCCGTATCCAGATTGAAGAGCAAGCTCGTGCTACAACAGCCACCCAGGAGCGAAACTCTCAGCTCAGCCAGCAGGTCAATGACTTAGAAGATCAACTACAAGCTGAACGTGCTAACACACAAGAGAGGATTAACTTGGAGCGTGCTGAGAGAGAACAACTTGAGGAGAGGTTAAAAGAAGAGCGTGCTGAAAGGGAAAGATTGTTGCAAGAGGAGTGAACATCAAGACTGGAATTTGAAAAAAACATGATGGCAAAGTTTGTAGAATTGAGAAAACAGATGGAAACCCAACAGGTGATGGTGATTACAGTCATATGCTTCTGACCTTGTAAGATTTATGTTGCTTACTTGCATTGCTAAAAGTGGACTTCTATTTACAGGTTCCTACGAAGAGGGTTGACAAAGAAAATAGTAATCCAAACTTGCAAAATATTCTTTCACAGACATCTAGTTCTAATAAGACTCCAGGTTCAAGGCCGACTGCTATTTCTTCAAATGCGCTCATACAAGCTGCAGCAAGGCAATCTAGAATGTATAAAGCAATGGTAGGTCACAACCTTGCTTTCTCTTCATGTTCACCTGCATTTTATACGTCATTGGTCTTCATAATTAGCTAGCTGCTTCTTCTCTTTTACCATGTGTTGTTGCTGCATCGAGTCACAACTTAAACAAAATACAAATATGTGCTAGCTAGGGACATGAACTTAACTGAAACTATACATCTAGTCATAACTTAAATCAATAGCAGGAGCTTTTAGTAGATGTATGATCGGATGATGGTACCATTCTGTATGCACGAGCAGGATGTCATGATCATGCGCGTGATGCCTTCGCTGATGAGTCCACTGCAATGTCCCATGTAGTATCTCTTCCTGTTGATATAGGGGTCGTGAGGGTCGTTTTTTAAATGGACTCGCAACTCCTGATGGAAGCACTTAATATCAATAAGGTGGACTCGTCGGCCTATGCTGCTGTTATTGAGGATACCAAGTACCCGCTCATATTATGGTTTTCTTATTATGAAGGTTTTCTTATTATGAAATAAATGTATGTCGTCGCTCGGCAAACTTTGTTGCTCATGAGCTTGCTAGTCTTGATAGGATGTTAGAACCTAACTGGAATGGGGGGCCGATGTACTAGCCCTTGTGGCTGCTCTGTGTTTTGGGTGATTCAGCCCAACACCATTAAGTTAAAAGCAatgttttttctcaaaaaaaaacctTTTAGTAGATGTACTTTAGGTTATGCCTTAGCCATTCACACTTGTATAGTTGTTCTGATGCCTTAGTTACATGCTTGCTGACACAGTATTAGCTAGTTAGTCTGGCAATAGTTTTTAACAATGGAGCTCGCATAATTGTATGGCGTATGTTATGTTTGACTCATTAACTAGAACTTTTTTTATTTCTTGATTGCAGGATCCAAAGAACTAGCTGGACTGGACTCTAGATCACGGGCAGTTTAGTCTTCGAAGTTAA is a window encoding:
- the LOC123047432 gene encoding uncharacterized protein isoform X1, whose amino-acid sequence is MMNFTEDAPVKKGFVLLTRMESITAYKNQRGQPKSATPEQSDIPVSANDLCSLAEWPSHARRNRARLQDEAGGQKKKGRGVLKGFKASKKRFANGSAKLNITFSEKLGGTVGMNYRSFKDDVVVIMKRKLPLIGVRTWSDIHPTIHRLIVADIIDRWDLEDTPETEEKVLKIAKERYRGWRSTLSSTYKAYKTDAARLANLPEDLQPEEWEWMIEYFGTDSKFQERSQKNADNRKKQKTKHIIGSKSYSEVSFEKRNLETGEEPDCIALW
- the LOC123047432 gene encoding uncharacterized protein isoform X2, with the translated sequence MMNFTEDAPVKKGFVLLTRMESITAYKNQRGQPKSATPEQSDIPVSANDLCSLAEWPSHARRNRARLQDAGGQKKKGRGVLKGFKASKKRFANGSAKLNITFSEKLGGTVGMNYRSFKDDVVVIMKRKLPLIGVRTWSDIHPTIHRLIVADIIDRWDLEDTPETEEKVLKIAKERYRGWRSTLSSTYKAYKTDAARLANLPEDLQPEEWEWMIEYFGTDSKFQERSQKNADNRKKQKTKHIIGSKSYSEVSFEKRNLETGEEPDCIALW
- the LOC123047432 gene encoding uncharacterized protein isoform X3; amino-acid sequence: MMNFTEDAPVKKGFVLLTRMESITAYKNQRGQPKSEAGGQKKKGRGVLKGFKASKKRFANGSAKLNITFSEKLGGTVGMNYRSFKDDVVVIMKRKLPLIGVRTWSDIHPTIHRLIVADIIDRWDLEDTPETEEKVLKIAKERYRGWRSTLSSTYKAYKTDAARLANLPEDLQPEEWEWMIEYFGTDSKFQERSQKNADNRKKQKTKHIIGSKSYSEVSFEKRNLETGEEPDCIALW